A stretch of the Argentina anserina chromosome 6, drPotAnse1.1, whole genome shotgun sequence genome encodes the following:
- the LOC126800686 gene encoding protein AGENET DOMAIN (AGD)-CONTAINING P1-like, whose product MAFHSEISFQRGGEVEVCSKVPEYIGSYFEATIVARKGNNYVVQYKNLVEEYDESVPLKEKVMADEVRPLPPEVTEATEFHVGTRVDAYDLDGWWVGTIYSERNVYGYHLVFFETTGEVLPYSLRELRVHQEWRNGKWDVSSTKRKRLPLML is encoded by the coding sequence ATGGCGTTCCACTCAGAGATTTCATTCCAAAGAGGCGGTGAGGTTGAAGTCTGCAGCAAAGTTCCAGAGTATATAGGCTCTTACTTTGAAGCGACCATTGTAGCAAGAAAGGGTAACAACTATGTGGTTCAGTACAAGAACCTGGTGGAGGAATATGACGAGTCTGTACCTTTGAAAGAGAAAGTAATGGCCGATGAGGTCCGCCCTTTGCCGCCGGAAGTTACCGAGGCTACTGAGTTTCATGTCGGTACTAGGGTTGATGCGTACGACCTTGACGGGTGGTGGGTTGGTACAATTTACTCTGAGAGAAATGTGTATGGTTATCACCTTGTGTTTTTCGAAACCACCGGGGAAGTGCTTCCTTATTCACTCCGGGAACTGAGAGTTCATCAAGAATGGCGTAATGGAAAGTGGGATGTATCTTCCACGAAGAGGAAGAGGCTCCCTTTGATGCTTTAG